In Rhodothermus profundi, the following are encoded in one genomic region:
- a CDS encoding glycine C-acetyltransferase, with amino-acid sequence MNHPLSWIDDELAALKEAGLYTHIRTIESPQGAWLTIEGKRVLNFCSNNYLGLANHPRLVEAARKAMEQYGVGPGAVRTIAGTMTLHVELERRLAAFKGVEAAITFQSGFAANLATIPAIVGREDVIFSDQLNHASIIDGCRLSRAKIIAYPHNDVDALEDLIKEHGPQYRRKLIVTDGVFSMDGDIAPLPRLAELAKRYGCILMVDDAHGEGVLGRGGRGIVDHFDLHGVVDIEVGTMSKAFGVMGGVVAGSRRLIEWLRQRGRPFLFSSAMTVPDVAACLAAIDLLEESTELVERLWDNARYFKTRMQALGFDTGKSETPITPIMLGEAPLAQAFSRRLFEEGVFAMAIGYPTVPRGAARIRVMPSAAHTREDLDFAIQAFEKVGRELGVLVA; translated from the coding sequence ATGAACCATCCGTTGAGCTGGATTGATGACGAACTGGCCGCCTTAAAAGAAGCAGGGCTGTACACGCACATTCGCACCATTGAATCGCCCCAGGGCGCCTGGTTGACCATTGAGGGGAAACGCGTGCTGAACTTCTGCTCCAACAACTACCTGGGACTGGCGAACCACCCGCGTCTGGTGGAGGCGGCGCGCAAGGCCATGGAGCAATACGGGGTCGGTCCCGGTGCCGTGCGAACCATTGCGGGTACCATGACGCTCCACGTAGAACTGGAGCGTCGGCTGGCTGCCTTCAAGGGGGTAGAAGCCGCGATTACGTTTCAGAGTGGCTTTGCCGCCAACCTGGCGACGATCCCGGCCATTGTCGGCCGGGAAGACGTCATCTTCAGCGATCAGTTAAACCATGCCAGCATCATCGATGGCTGCCGCCTGAGCCGCGCTAAAATCATCGCCTATCCCCACAACGACGTCGATGCCCTGGAAGACCTGATCAAAGAGCATGGCCCCCAGTATCGCCGCAAGCTCATCGTGACCGATGGGGTGTTTAGCATGGACGGGGACATTGCACCGCTGCCGCGTCTGGCAGAGCTGGCCAAGCGGTATGGCTGCATTCTAATGGTAGACGATGCCCATGGCGAAGGCGTGCTGGGCCGAGGAGGGCGGGGCATTGTCGATCATTTCGATCTGCACGGAGTGGTTGATATTGAGGTGGGCACCATGTCGAAAGCGTTCGGCGTAATGGGAGGTGTCGTGGCCGGAAGCCGACGGCTGATCGAATGGCTGCGCCAGCGTGGCCGGCCGTTCTTGTTTTCCAGTGCCATGACGGTTCCCGATGTGGCAGCCTGCCTGGCAGCCATCGACCTGCTGGAGGAGAGCACCGAACTGGTCGAGCGTCTGTGGGACAACGCGCGCTACTTCAAGACCCGAATGCAAGCGCTGGGCTTTGATACGGGCAAGAGCGAAACCCCCATTACTCCCATTATGCTGGGAGAAGCGCCGCTGGCGCAAGCGTTTAGCCGCCGCCTGTTTGAGGAAGGGGTCTTTGCGATGGCCATTGGCTACCCCACTGTGCCCAGAGGCGCTGCCCGCATCCGTGTGATGCCCAGTGCTGCGCATACGCGTGAAGACCTTGATTTTGCCATCCAGGCCTTTGAGAAGGTTGGCCGAGAGCTGGGCGTGCTTGTCGCATAA
- a CDS encoding KaiC domain-containing protein, translated as MAGPVVEAVVSLRHAAAAAPQLEGVPTGVEGLDDLFFTTVWQAHRPVRRPLGGIPRYAVLQVTGVADTGKTLLVEQFVIAQARQGHGCLFLTTENPAPFVAMGLRTRAAAMGTDWQAIEERIVLIDAATHTILLQDLPTLLNTLAHAIKTYHVRALVIDSITGLYEAREMLARDVVRPIFSFLKKWRQTALLVSQKRSGHELLTAEAAGGYAVGHILDGTLVLAKQPITSVQQARLYRLPLGETVRLFRIDGCRLCGHDTSTHVLDITPEGLVRIGPSLQVLHQTSPVASTSET; from the coding sequence ATGGCCGGACCGGTGGTTGAAGCGGTTGTTTCGCTGCGCCATGCAGCAGCCGCCGCCCCTCAGTTGGAAGGGGTTCCCACAGGAGTTGAAGGACTGGATGACCTATTCTTCACTACGGTCTGGCAAGCGCATCGCCCGGTACGCAGGCCGCTGGGCGGCATTCCTCGCTATGCCGTTCTCCAGGTTACCGGCGTAGCCGACACCGGCAAAACCCTGCTTGTCGAGCAGTTTGTCATAGCGCAGGCTCGCCAGGGTCACGGGTGTCTCTTTCTGACCACCGAGAACCCGGCACCCTTTGTCGCCATGGGCCTGCGCACCCGGGCGGCGGCCATGGGCACCGACTGGCAGGCCATCGAAGAACGCATTGTGCTCATCGACGCGGCCACGCATACAATTCTGCTTCAGGATCTACCCACCCTGCTCAATACGTTAGCGCACGCCATAAAAACCTACCACGTGCGGGCTCTTGTAATCGATTCCATCACCGGTCTTTATGAAGCACGGGAAATGCTGGCCCGCGACGTGGTGCGACCGATCTTTTCCTTTTTAAAAAAGTGGCGCCAGACCGCCTTGCTGGTTTCCCAGAAACGCAGCGGCCACGAGTTGCTCACGGCCGAAGCGGCCGGGGGGTATGCGGTAGGGCATATTCTTGACGGCACGCTGGTGCTGGCCAAACAGCCCATTACCAGTGTCCAACAGGCCCGGCTCTACCGCTTGCCCCTTGGCGAAACGGTCCGGCTGTTTCGTATCGATGGCTGCCGGCTTTGCGGGCACGACACCAGCACCCACGTGCTGGATATCACACCGGAGGGACTGGTCCGCATCGGCCCCAGCCTTCAGGTGCTGCATCAGACCTCCCCGGTAGCATCAACCTCCGAGACGTAG
- the tdh gene encoding L-threonine 3-dehydrogenase: MKALAKTRPGPGLELIETDVPRPGPRDVLIRVRAASICGTDVHIYRWDAWSQHRIRPPLILGHEFAGEIVAVGEEVEGLEVGQFVSAEGHIVDHTCAACRAGQLHLCRNARVIGIDRPGAFAEYVCVPAENVWVNALDVPPEIASLQDPFGNAVHAAYAFDLAGRAVLVSGCGPIGLMAIPVARVAGARLIVATDLNERRLALARRMGADVTLNPQQDDVVGQVRTLTGGDGVDVVLEMSGAPAAIYAALEALRPGGQVAALGLTAASITLDWNEHVVIKGATVQGIYGRKIWDTWHRMRALLQTGAVDLSPLITHRLPLEDYEQAFRLLMHPGDEVVAKIILYPNGMD; this comes from the coding sequence ATGAAAGCACTGGCCAAGACGCGTCCGGGACCCGGGTTAGAATTGATCGAGACGGACGTGCCCCGGCCGGGCCCTCGGGACGTGTTGATCCGGGTGAGGGCTGCGTCGATCTGTGGCACCGATGTGCACATTTACCGGTGGGATGCCTGGAGCCAGCATCGCATTCGTCCGCCGTTGATTCTGGGACATGAGTTTGCGGGTGAAATTGTTGCGGTAGGTGAGGAGGTGGAAGGGTTAGAGGTGGGACAGTTCGTATCGGCGGAAGGGCACATTGTAGATCATACCTGTGCGGCCTGCCGAGCTGGCCAACTGCATCTGTGCCGGAATGCGCGGGTGATCGGAATCGACCGTCCGGGCGCGTTTGCTGAATATGTATGCGTTCCTGCGGAGAACGTCTGGGTGAATGCCCTGGATGTCCCCCCTGAAATCGCTTCGCTGCAGGATCCGTTTGGCAACGCCGTGCATGCAGCCTACGCATTTGATCTGGCCGGTCGGGCCGTGCTGGTCAGTGGATGTGGGCCCATTGGCCTGATGGCTATTCCGGTGGCTCGCGTAGCTGGAGCGCGGCTCATTGTGGCCACGGACCTTAACGAGCGGCGGTTGGCTTTAGCTCGACGCATGGGAGCTGATGTAACGCTGAACCCTCAACAGGATGATGTGGTAGGCCAGGTGCGCACGCTGACGGGAGGCGATGGCGTAGATGTTGTGCTGGAAATGAGCGGGGCACCGGCCGCTATCTACGCAGCGCTGGAAGCGCTTCGGCCCGGTGGACAGGTGGCCGCCCTTGGGCTAACGGCTGCGTCGATTACGCTTGACTGGAACGAGCACGTGGTGATCAAAGGGGCAACCGTGCAGGGCATCTACGGCCGCAAGATCTGGGATACCTGGCATCGCATGCGGGCGCTGCTCCAGACAGGTGCCGTCGATCTCAGTCCCCTGATTACGCACCGTTTGCCTCTGGAAGACTATGAGCAGGCGTTTCGGCTCCTGATGCATCCGGGCGACGAAGTCGTTGCCAAAATTATTCTATATCCCAATGGCATGGATTAA
- a CDS encoding tetratricopeptide repeat protein, protein MMQKGRMGAIRSGLFLLGVAFWMTTLIPVTTRAQQSEEYKRVFNQALEDAKAKQYQKAYEGFLQAAEMARQANDEEVAQKALRIVAQLDYNFGLRAYRNEQYDKALEHYTKGIEHDPSYPKNYLGKGLALLKLERLEEGLETLKQTLAVSKEAGDRQSLRAAGKAIRDHYLYLASSTLARNGGNPRPSDAREAIGYLDELLQIEDVSPDADVYYYYAEALKTLGEYAKAVEMAQKALELHRGSRTDKAKIYFVMGEAYMLMGDKENARQAFSNALYGSYKAPAEHYLSQLSSSR, encoded by the coding sequence ATGATGCAGAAAGGACGCATGGGAGCGATTCGTTCCGGGCTCTTCCTGCTGGGCGTTGCCTTCTGGATGACCACGTTGATCCCCGTGACCACCCGGGCCCAGCAGTCCGAGGAGTACAAGCGGGTATTTAATCAGGCGCTGGAGGACGCCAAAGCCAAACAATATCAGAAGGCCTACGAGGGCTTTCTGCAGGCTGCTGAGATGGCCCGGCAGGCCAACGACGAGGAAGTAGCTCAGAAAGCGTTGCGCATTGTGGCCCAGCTCGACTACAACTTTGGCCTGCGCGCTTATCGCAATGAGCAGTATGACAAAGCGCTGGAGCATTACACCAAGGGCATTGAGCACGACCCCTCCTATCCCAAGAATTACTTAGGCAAAGGACTGGCGCTGCTTAAGCTTGAGCGCCTGGAAGAGGGGCTGGAAACGCTGAAGCAAACGCTGGCCGTAAGTAAAGAAGCAGGGGATCGTCAATCCCTGCGCGCTGCTGGCAAGGCTATTCGGGATCATTACCTCTACCTGGCCTCCAGCACACTGGCTCGCAATGGAGGCAATCCTCGGCCTTCAGATGCACGCGAGGCCATTGGCTATCTGGATGAGCTGCTCCAGATTGAGGACGTTTCCCCGGACGCCGATGTGTACTACTACTACGCCGAAGCGCTGAAGACACTGGGTGAGTATGCGAAAGCCGTAGAGATGGCCCAGAAGGCACTGGAGCTGCACCGGGGAAGCCGTACCGATAAGGCTAAAATCTACTTTGTAATGGGCGAGGCCTATATGCTGATGGGTGACAAGGAAAATGCGCGTCAGGCCTTCAGCAACGCGCTGTACGGGAGCTACAAAGCGCCTGCTGAGCATTACCTGTCGCAGCTTTCCTCGTCCCGGTAA
- a CDS encoding sodium:solute symporter, with protein sequence MPAFQFVWLDLAAVGLYVVFIVWLGLYLARRMKTADDYFLAGRSLTWWLIGFSLFASNISSSTLLGLASSAYGTGISVYNYEWMATLVLIFFVIFILPFYLRTRIYTIPEFLERRFDGRARVYFSGLLIVLNIMVDTAGALYAGALVVQILYPQVPMWMAVAVLGLLAGLYTVAGGLKAVVYTDAVQAVLLLLGAVLVAVLSFQAVGSWEVVTAQIPPGDLSILRPADDPVLPWPGLVTGVFLLGFYFWCTNQFMVQRVLGARDLNHGRWGSLFAGLLKLPVLFIMVLPGIFARILYPPEQFPMLAANTDLIFPTLLFDLLPAGIRGLVITALVAAIMSSVDSTLNAASTLVTMDFIRRFRRQDSHALVGAGRWVTAGFMALAILWAPQIVRFPNLWTYLQAMLAYLAPPVVACFLVGIFWKRATRSSAFIGLVVGHLAAAVFLILNLTNQLIVQTGPLSSEQQALVAAGVPVLHFLYLPPILLVISVITMVVASLLQPPPAPEEVEGLTWSPAFFQEESRMLAALPWYKNYRIQALGLLVLIAWILVWFR encoded by the coding sequence ATGCCTGCGTTTCAGTTCGTCTGGCTCGATTTAGCTGCTGTTGGGCTCTACGTGGTCTTTATTGTCTGGTTAGGGCTGTACCTGGCCCGTCGCATGAAAACAGCCGACGACTATTTTCTGGCAGGCCGTTCGCTTACCTGGTGGCTGATTGGTTTTTCACTATTTGCTTCCAACATTTCTTCCAGTACGCTGCTGGGATTGGCCTCAAGTGCTTACGGTACGGGCATATCGGTGTACAATTATGAGTGGATGGCCACCCTTGTGTTGATCTTCTTTGTCATCTTTATTCTTCCTTTCTATTTGCGCACGCGCATTTATACCATTCCCGAGTTTCTGGAGCGGCGGTTTGACGGACGGGCGCGGGTGTACTTTTCGGGATTGCTTATTGTGCTCAACATTATGGTGGACACGGCGGGAGCGCTCTATGCAGGAGCCCTGGTGGTGCAGATCCTTTATCCTCAGGTGCCCATGTGGATGGCGGTGGCTGTGCTTGGATTGTTGGCCGGTCTCTACACGGTAGCGGGTGGCTTGAAGGCGGTTGTGTACACCGATGCGGTGCAGGCCGTGCTCTTGCTGCTGGGTGCGGTGCTGGTGGCGGTGCTTTCCTTCCAAGCGGTAGGTTCCTGGGAGGTTGTAACGGCCCAGATTCCGCCGGGTGACCTGAGCATCCTTCGTCCAGCCGACGATCCGGTGCTGCCATGGCCCGGGCTGGTAACAGGGGTCTTCCTGCTGGGCTTCTATTTCTGGTGTACCAACCAGTTTATGGTGCAGCGTGTGCTGGGCGCGCGGGATTTGAACCACGGGCGGTGGGGGTCGCTCTTCGCGGGACTGCTGAAATTACCCGTCCTTTTCATCATGGTACTGCCGGGCATTTTTGCACGCATTCTTTATCCCCCCGAGCAATTTCCGATGCTGGCAGCCAACACTGACCTGATTTTTCCAACCCTTCTTTTTGATCTGTTGCCGGCAGGCATTCGGGGGCTGGTCATTACGGCCCTGGTAGCGGCGATCATGTCAAGCGTCGATTCGACGCTGAACGCTGCTTCGACGCTTGTAACTATGGATTTCATCCGCCGCTTCAGACGGCAGGACAGCCATGCATTGGTCGGGGCAGGACGCTGGGTGACCGCCGGCTTCATGGCGCTGGCCATTCTCTGGGCACCGCAGATCGTGCGCTTTCCTAATCTGTGGACCTACCTGCAGGCCATGCTGGCCTATCTGGCACCGCCGGTAGTAGCCTGCTTTCTGGTAGGCATCTTCTGGAAACGCGCCACGCGCAGCAGCGCCTTTATCGGGCTTGTGGTGGGCCATCTGGCGGCTGCGGTCTTTCTCATCCTGAATCTGACGAACCAGCTTATTGTGCAGACCGGACCGCTCTCTTCCGAGCAGCAGGCCCTGGTAGCGGCCGGCGTGCCGGTGCTGCACTTTCTCTATCTGCCACCTATTCTGCTGGTCATCAGCGTGATTACGATGGTGGTAGCCAGTCTGCTGCAGCCACCTCCTGCTCCGGAAGAAGTCGAAGGGTTGACGTGGTCGCCTGCGTTTTTCCAGGAAGAGTCGCGTATGCTGGCCGCCCTGCCCTGGTATAAAAACTACCGGATCCAGGCGTTAGGCCTACTTGTGCTCATTGCATGGATTCTGGTGTGGTTCCGATGA
- a CDS encoding c-type cytochrome — MKRYTLLTCVGLLSAGLLGCSPVTFSASVADNTEQTARPPRPRVLDTKPGVQLWGENCIRCHNAPPPAAFGDPEWEIITHHMRVRANLTEEEVQKIRAFLISSNG, encoded by the coding sequence ATGAAACGCTATACCTTACTGACGTGCGTGGGGCTGCTCAGCGCAGGGTTACTCGGCTGCAGCCCGGTAACCTTCAGCGCAAGCGTAGCCGACAACACCGAACAGACTGCCAGGCCGCCTCGGCCACGGGTCCTGGACACAAAACCTGGCGTGCAGCTCTGGGGAGAAAACTGCATCCGCTGCCACAACGCGCCTCCTCCTGCTGCGTTCGGGGATCCCGAATGGGAGATCATTACCCACCACATGCGCGTGCGCGCAAACCTGACTGAAGAGGAAGTGCAGAAAATTCGGGCGTTCCTGATTTCATCGAACGGTTAA
- a CDS encoding c-type cytochrome yields MGERIYQQQCAVCHGPRGRGDGPAGMALNPRPADLTSKAVQAQTDGALFWKISEGRGAMPAFKGMLSEAERWQVVTYVRTLARK; encoded by the coding sequence ATGGGCGAAAGAATTTATCAGCAACAGTGTGCCGTCTGTCATGGCCCCAGAGGTCGAGGGGATGGACCGGCCGGTATGGCTCTCAATCCTCGACCGGCCGATCTGACCAGCAAGGCCGTTCAGGCGCAGACCGATGGGGCGCTTTTCTGGAAGATCAGTGAAGGTCGGGGAGCAATGCCTGCCTTCAAGGGCATGTTAAGCGAAGCAGAGCGGTGGCAGGTGGTTACCTACGTACGCACCTTAGCCCGGAAATAA
- a CDS encoding porin → MMRYFRCGIALLSLLLTGTLYGQGRVSGLAFGDFYYIARHHNAELEGQNGFWIRRIYLTYDQKLDETFAWRLRLEMNSPGNFTAGNATPFVKDAYLRWKLNDLHALYLGISSSALFNLVESVWGYRSVEKAPADLQKLGSSREFGVALKGRLTRDGRVRYHATFGNGEGTKAEGYRGKKLALALQFFPSRPLILESYVDYARLQQGASLTTWHLFGAYRTEGFRAGVVYERQRVRAAGGSDRMLRYVSGFVVGRVQERMHLLVRMDRLLDPNPKGASISYLPFATTSKATLWILGVDVAVAPQVHFIPNIEWITYDQEALRADLYLRGTFYFRF, encoded by the coding sequence ATGATGCGGTATTTCCGGTGCGGAATCGCTCTGCTCAGCCTGTTGCTCACAGGAACGCTTTATGGTCAGGGACGAGTCAGTGGACTGGCTTTCGGGGATTTCTACTACATAGCGCGTCATCACAATGCTGAGCTGGAAGGACAAAACGGATTCTGGATCCGGCGCATTTATTTAACCTATGATCAGAAGCTGGACGAAACCTTTGCCTGGCGGTTACGCCTGGAAATGAACTCGCCGGGCAATTTCACGGCAGGCAACGCAACGCCTTTCGTAAAGGATGCCTATCTGCGATGGAAGCTGAACGACCTGCATGCGCTATACCTGGGCATTTCTTCATCGGCGCTGTTCAACCTGGTGGAATCGGTCTGGGGGTACCGCTCCGTTGAAAAAGCTCCGGCAGATTTGCAAAAACTGGGATCGTCGCGGGAGTTTGGCGTTGCGCTGAAAGGACGCCTTACCCGGGATGGACGAGTGCGGTATCATGCTACGTTTGGTAACGGAGAGGGAACGAAGGCAGAAGGATACCGAGGAAAAAAGCTGGCGCTGGCGCTGCAGTTTTTCCCATCCAGGCCATTGATTCTGGAGTCTTATGTGGATTATGCGCGCCTGCAGCAAGGCGCCTCGCTGACGACGTGGCATCTTTTCGGGGCTTACCGGACCGAAGGCTTCCGCGCTGGGGTGGTGTATGAAAGGCAGCGCGTTCGTGCGGCGGGAGGAAGCGACCGCATGCTGCGCTATGTTTCGGGATTTGTGGTGGGGCGTGTGCAGGAGCGCATGCACCTGTTGGTGCGCATGGATCGGCTGCTGGATCCTAATCCGAAAGGCGCCTCCATTTCCTATCTACCCTTTGCCACAACTTCAAAAGCCACGTTGTGGATTCTGGGAGTAGATGTGGCCGTAGCGCCGCAGGTTCATTTTATTCCGAACATTGAATGGATCACCTATGACCAAGAAGCCCTGCGCGCCGATCTTTACCTTCGCGGGACGTTCTATTTTCGTTTCTAA
- a CDS encoding regulator gives MPVEVIPQPVDLDQRALQVFLKAIELAGGPRGLIERKRLTWLPSLMEAAYAVVLEAEHHRSADEIARFLGLSTAATRNLLRASTEAVRERLDQEEPSERNVHVAGGLARLAYKALQRETASQAG, from the coding sequence ATGCCGGTTGAAGTCATTCCACAACCTGTGGATCTCGACCAACGCGCCCTGCAGGTTTTTCTGAAGGCCATTGAGCTGGCCGGTGGTCCGCGTGGCTTGATCGAGCGCAAACGCCTGACCTGGCTGCCCAGCCTGATGGAAGCCGCCTATGCGGTGGTGCTGGAGGCCGAGCATCATCGATCGGCTGATGAAATTGCCCGTTTTCTGGGCCTCTCAACGGCTGCCACGCGCAACTTACTCCGGGCTTCGACCGAAGCCGTCCGAGAACGACTGGACCAGGAAGAGCCCTCGGAACGCAACGTGCATGTTGCTGGCGGCCTGGCTCGGTTGGCCTACAAGGCCCTCCAGCGTGAAACGGCCTCGCAGGCAGGGTGA
- a CDS encoding bis-aminopropyl spermidine synthase family protein, giving the protein MTSQEAIQHLSHLLAQTRQQAPVPFTERDAKRALAALLTTDNLWEAIRLSHVPLRALTAFWHQLIAAELLEARDGALRLTKSGQALAQALGVAPAREATCPHCEGRGVDYHTLPEQVVTRFAEICKQRPEAIQAYDQGFVTEATTLSRIAFAWHRGDLEGKTIIVLGDDDLMSIAAALTGAPARILAIDIDERLIQFINEVARREGLDRLEAVRYDLRDPLPTSWLRSFDTFMTDPTESFLGFKTTIERGLMALRGPGCAGYFGLTHVESSYEKWARIQRFLLDSGAVLTDLLDDFSAYINWGYIESMRSWKWLPTHRPPERSWYYSALHRIELLRTPALENTAVEGDIFSDEEAATT; this is encoded by the coding sequence ATGACGAGCCAGGAAGCCATCCAGCATCTGTCCCATTTACTTGCGCAAACGCGCCAGCAGGCACCGGTCCCTTTCACTGAGCGCGATGCCAAACGGGCGCTGGCGGCTCTGTTGACCACCGACAATCTGTGGGAAGCGATTCGGCTGAGCCATGTGCCCCTGCGGGCGCTCACTGCGTTCTGGCACCAGCTCATCGCTGCGGAGCTCCTGGAAGCCCGGGACGGTGCGCTGCGCCTGACCAAAAGCGGTCAGGCCCTGGCGCAAGCGCTGGGCGTTGCGCCAGCGCGCGAGGCCACCTGCCCGCACTGCGAAGGGCGAGGGGTTGACTATCACACGTTGCCTGAACAGGTGGTTACCCGCTTTGCAGAGATCTGCAAGCAACGCCCCGAAGCCATTCAGGCCTATGATCAAGGCTTTGTCACCGAAGCAACCACCCTCTCGCGCATTGCTTTTGCCTGGCATCGCGGCGATCTGGAAGGGAAAACCATCATTGTGCTGGGGGACGATGACCTTATGAGCATTGCCGCCGCTCTTACCGGCGCCCCTGCCCGCATTTTAGCCATTGATATTGATGAACGGTTGATCCAGTTCATTAACGAGGTGGCTCGCCGCGAAGGACTTGACCGGCTTGAAGCCGTCCGCTACGACCTGCGCGACCCACTGCCTACATCATGGCTCCGCAGTTTTGACACCTTTATGACCGATCCTACCGAAAGTTTTCTGGGCTTTAAGACGACCATTGAGCGAGGACTCATGGCCCTGCGCGGTCCAGGTTGCGCAGGCTATTTTGGCCTGACCCACGTAGAATCAAGCTATGAGAAGTGGGCGCGCATCCAGCGCTTTTTGCTCGACAGTGGCGCTGTCCTCACCGACTTACTGGATGACTTTAGCGCGTACATCAACTGGGGATATATCGAGTCGATGCGCTCCTGGAAATGGCTTCCCACACACCGCCCACCCGAACGCTCCTGGTATTACTCGGCGCTGCATCGCATTGAGCTGCTGCGCACGCCTGCCCTGGAAAATACGGCCGTCGAAGGAGACATCTTCAGCGACGAAGAGGCTGCTACCACCTAA
- a CDS encoding sodium:solute symporter, translating into MITALDYAVIGAYFAGLILLSYLIGRRFQGRADYFLGGRRMPAWVIGCSIIATQASVISMISAPAFVALRPGGGLQWLQYEFAVPLAMIPVAAVLARAFHRAGIITVYEYLEQRFGVATRLLFSLIFQLSRSLATGVAIYAAAILLSTILDTSLPVSILLVGGICLLYTTIGGIAADIWSDVIQLFVLWAGIFIVLGYALKVGGGWEQLLAHVPTDRLQALELTAHGWGDGATFGFWPMLLGGLFLYTSYYGCDQSQIQRVLSTPDEDTARRALFLNGIGRFPLVLSYILVGVFFAGFVQAVPSFAAAVPADHPDYMIPLFIKQYVPPGITGVLLAAMFAAVMSSIDSAFNALAATTVQDVYARYLRPQASDRHYLKVSRLLTVVWGTICTGFAFLAGGVAPTVIEAINKIGSVFYGPILAAFLLAILSRRATGAGVIVGLLAGVGVNLVLWLAFEAEVSWLWWNVTGCLATLGVATLLRSRSATASPFPLEIKQELQAYRGLYAGLLAYSLVIMGVSAGLAYVIRWLG; encoded by the coding sequence ATGATTACGGCGCTGGATTATGCCGTCATTGGCGCCTACTTTGCCGGACTTATTCTGCTCTCTTACCTTATTGGACGGCGCTTTCAGGGACGAGCGGACTATTTTCTGGGAGGCCGGCGCATGCCTGCCTGGGTGATTGGATGTTCCATTATCGCTACCCAGGCCAGTGTCATCAGCATGATCAGCGCGCCAGCGTTTGTAGCCTTGCGACCAGGGGGCGGTCTCCAATGGCTCCAGTATGAGTTCGCCGTACCCCTGGCCATGATTCCCGTGGCTGCTGTGCTGGCGCGCGCCTTTCATCGCGCCGGCATTATTACCGTCTACGAATACCTGGAGCAGCGTTTTGGCGTGGCGACTCGGCTGCTGTTCAGCCTGATTTTCCAGCTCAGCCGTAGTCTGGCTACAGGCGTTGCTATCTATGCGGCTGCCATTTTGCTTTCGACCATCCTGGATACGTCTCTGCCTGTTTCCATTTTGTTGGTCGGAGGCATTTGTTTGCTGTACACAACTATCGGCGGGATTGCCGCGGACATCTGGAGCGACGTGATTCAGCTTTTTGTGCTCTGGGCAGGGATTTTCATTGTGTTGGGGTATGCGCTGAAGGTGGGAGGCGGATGGGAACAGCTACTAGCGCACGTGCCCACCGATCGATTGCAGGCGCTTGAGCTGACCGCGCATGGATGGGGCGACGGGGCTACTTTTGGGTTCTGGCCGATGTTGCTGGGAGGACTGTTTCTGTACACCTCCTACTACGGATGCGATCAGAGTCAGATTCAACGGGTACTGTCCACGCCGGATGAGGACACCGCCCGCCGCGCGCTTTTTCTGAACGGAATCGGACGCTTTCCGCTGGTACTTTCTTACATCCTGGTAGGGGTGTTTTTTGCCGGTTTTGTGCAGGCGGTACCGTCGTTTGCAGCGGCCGTACCTGCCGACCATCCGGACTACATGATTCCGCTCTTTATCAAGCAATACGTGCCTCCAGGTATTACGGGGGTGCTGCTGGCTGCCATGTTTGCTGCGGTCATGTCGAGCATCGACTCAGCCTTCAACGCACTGGCAGCAACAACCGTCCAGGACGTCTATGCCCGGTACCTGCGCCCTCAGGCCAGTGATCGGCATTATTTGAAGGTTTCGCGGCTGCTTACGGTAGTCTGGGGGACAATCTGCACAGGATTTGCGTTTCTTGCAGGCGGGGTTGCCCCTACCGTCATTGAAGCCATCAACAAGATCGGATCGGTCTTTTACGGCCCTATTCTGGCAGCCTTTCTGCTCGCTATTCTGAGCCGACGGGCTACCGGTGCGGGGGTTATTGTGGGATTGCTGGCGGGCGTGGGGGTTAACCTGGTACTCTGGTTGGCCTTCGAAGCCGAAGTGTCCTGGCTCTGGTGGAATGTAACCGGCTGTCTGGCAACGCTTGGCGTAGCCACGCTGCTTCGCAGCCGAAGCGCAACAGCTTCCCCCTTCCCCCTGGAGATCAAGCAGGAGCTCCAGGCATATCGCGGACTCTACGCGGGGCTATTGGCTTATAGTCTGGTCATTATGGGCGTGTCGGCTGGCCTTGCCTACGTGATCCGCTGGCTGGGGTAG